The Brasilonema sennae CENA114 genome includes a region encoding these proteins:
- a CDS encoding element excision factor XisH family protein, giving the protein MLAKDRFYKALKKGLEKEQWVITHDPLRILFTEEDEIRVDLLSERLLVAEKFGEKIAVQVKSFLSDSAFFDFHIALGQYLNYRLILELNKTEYTLYLGVPIAAYESFFQHDLPKASVSKYQVKLIVYDPVDEVIVKWKN; this is encoded by the coding sequence ATGTTAGCCAAAGACCGATTCTACAAAGCACTCAAAAAAGGTCTTGAGAAAGAACAGTGGGTGATCACACATGACCCTTTGAGGATTTTGTTTACTGAGGAAGATGAAATTAGAGTTGACTTGCTTTCAGAACGGCTGTTAGTAGCTGAGAAATTCGGAGAAAAGATTGCAGTACAAGTCAAAAGTTTTTTGAGTGACTCAGCATTTTTTGATTTCCATATTGCTCTGGGTCAATATTTAAATTACCGTTTAATTTTAGAATTAAATAAGACAGAATACACCTTATATTTAGGTGTTCCTATTGCTGCTTATGAGTCATTTTTTCAACATGATTTACCCAAGGCGTCAGTGAGCAAATATCAAGTCAAACTGATTGTATACGATCCAGTGGATGAGGTAATAGTCAAATGGAAAAATTAG